A DNA window from Acropora palmata chromosome 12, jaAcrPala1.3, whole genome shotgun sequence contains the following coding sequences:
- the LOC141859951 gene encoding growth/differentiation factor 6-B-like produces the protein MFSFNVSNLPFSDKILDVQLRVLRLPTSNVEKSFSARHGTTYRAKIYGKRNIETPTLVPFHSNSSLELLDSLEFDTSDGSSDQWNVFSVKRSLEKVQRAKKSSQVLELRVESVTSGELVPPEQVGFSKSGRLHNKHALLVVFTTDGRSSQAIRKPVSKENKDSSNAISMTKYNDSAEAEHTRVRREAKFRFGGNKKARRGSKSKRRRRKDSCRRKPMHVDFKQLGWSNWVIAPRGYSAYLCEGLCEFPIDDYLKPTNHATVQTILNSVAPTLAPRACCSPNKFSAISILYIDKGNIIYKKYEDMVVERCGCK, from the coding sequence atgttttcttttaatgtgAGTAATTTGCCATTTTCAGACAAGATTCTCGACGTACAACTTCGTGTGTTGAGGTTACCGACCTCAAACGTAGAGAAATCTTTTTCTGCGCGCCATGGTACAACTTACAGAGCGAAGATTTATGGCAAGCGCAACATAGAAACACCAACACTGGTTCCATTTCACTCAAATTCCAGTCTCGAACTGCTCGATTCTTTAGAGTTTGACACTTCGGACGGCTCTTCAGATCAATGGAACGTGTTTTCTGTCAAAAGATCGCTTGAAAAGGTGCAGAGAGCAAAAAAAAGCTCGCAAGTTCTTGAATTACGCGTGGAATCCGTGACAAGTGGCGAATTGGTACCTCCGGAACAAGTAGGATTTTCGAAATCCGGACGGCTTCACAACAAACACGCTCTACTTGTAGTGTTTACGACCGATGGAAGGTCTAGTCAAGCAATCCGGAAGCCAgtgtcaaaagaaaacaaagactcCAGTAACGCAATATCAATGACAAAATACAACGACAGTGCAGAGGCAGAACATACGCGCGTGCGACGAGAAGCGAAGTTTAGATTCGGTGGCAACAAGAAAGCGCGTCGAGGATCAAAGTCGAAAAGACGGCGTAGAAAGGATTCCTGTCGGCGTAAGCCAATGCATGTCGACTTTAAACAGTTAGGCTGGTCTAATTGGGTGATAGCACCGAGAGGATACAGTGCCTACTTATGCGAGGGTTTATGTGAGTTTCCAATTGATGATTATTTAAAACCCACCAATCATGCAACAGTGCAAACAATTTTGAACTCAGTGGCTCCGACGCTGGCTCCACGAGCGTGTTGCTCGCCTAATAAGTTTAGTGCAATTAGCATCCTTTATATCGACAAGGGCAATATCATTTACAAGAAGTATGAAGACATGGTGGTTGAACGTTGCGGTTGCAAATGA